AAATGGTTTCTTCGACCAGACAGGGCTTGAGGAAAATCAGAGCCGTGAGCACTCCCAATTGAATTGGGGTGATTGCAACGACTTGAACTTTGAGCAACCCGGTGCCAAATCCAATCAGAATTGTCGCCAGCATTCCAAGGCCGTACACGCCCAGACACCAGGCCCACCCCCGCCAGGAAGGCCAGGTGACAAAGGCTTGGCTTACACTTGATGCTCGTTGGCGGATTGAGCGCGCTATTGATGGCTGACGAACGCCTGGTTGCTCCTGCATTTTGTTGTCGCCTGATCAAGAAGCCGCCAGATATCTTCAATCCAATCCAGATGTTCCGGTTTCATCAGCACTGATCTGAGCACGGTGACGTGGGGTTGATCAATTTCGATTCCCGCAGCTTCGAGGTTAAAAAATTCAACTGGAAGATCAGCCAGCGCCAGATGTAATCCCTGGCGGGCGGTTTCAGCAAAAATCTGGCGGGAAAGCGCACTCACTTGATAGGCATTTCGGGCTTTTGGAATCCAGACCACAATATCAAGCTCGGGTTCAAAGGCCGTCAAAAAGCGGGAATCAGCGTTGAGTTTTTGAAAGAGGGTCAGGGCTGCGGTTCGGGATTTGGCCAACTGACTGGCAAAGGTACCACCGCGAACCAGGGGAAAATGCTGATGCGTGGCCCACAGCGCGACGGCTGCCGCTCCGGGGCGAGAGCACTCCAGGCTGATTTCGCCCAGGTGCAATTCATCTGAACTGAAATAGGTATAGGGTGAATCATGGCGGTATAACCAGCCGACATTTCGATCCCGGAACAGAACACAGCCGCAGCCATAGGGTTGCAGGCCGTGTTTATGCGGATCAATCACGAGGGAATCAACTTTGTTTAATTGATCAAAGGCGCGGCGGGCATCTCCGGCCAGGTTTTTGGCCAGCCCGTAATATCCACCATAGGCGGCATCGGCGTGCACGCGAAAATCAAATTCGGGGCGCAGTTCGAGGATTTCAGCCAGTGGGTCAACCGACCCAATCGCCGTGGTGCCCATGGTGGCAACCACCGTGCCGACCTTTCCCGTGGCGAGTTTTTCCCGAAGCACTGAGAGATTCA
This Acidobacteriota bacterium DNA region includes the following protein-coding sequences:
- a CDS encoding aspartate aminotransferase family protein; protein product: MSEPRFSFPDQALVRLLQTSLDRLSAGFGDLPHLNTGESIQPEVIQSVLNQVADRLVDNYPYFHPLYAGQMLKPPHPVARLAYSLAMWINPNNHALDGGKASSAMEKEAVAHLAEMFGWETHLGHLCGGGTMANLEALWVAGRLNPGKTIVASEQAHYTHHRICGVLGIPFESVPCDSKGRMNLSVLREKLATGKVGTVVATMGTTAIGSVDPLAEILELRPEFDFRVHADAAYGGYYGLAKNLAGDARRAFDQLNKVDSLVIDPHKHGLQPYGCGCVLFRDRNVGWLYRHDSPYTYFSSDELHLGEISLECSRPGAAAVALWATHQHFPLVRGGTFASQLAKSRTAALTLFQKLNADSRFLTAFEPELDIVVWIPKARNAYQVSALSRQIFAETARQGLHLALADLPVEFFNLEAAGIEIDQPHVTVLRSVLMKPEHLDWIEDIWRLLDQATTKCRSNQAFVSHQ